The Raphanus sativus cultivar WK10039 chromosome 2, ASM80110v3, whole genome shotgun sequence genome includes a region encoding these proteins:
- the LOC108843504 gene encoding glutamine synthetase cytosolic isozyme 1-2 isoform X1 → MSLLTDLINLDLSDNTEKIIAEYIWVGGSGMDMRSKARTLSGPVTDPSQLPKWNYDGSSTGQAPGEDSEVILYPQAIFKDPFRRGNHILVMCDTYTPAGEPIPTNKRHAAAQIFSHPDVVAEVPWYGIEQEYTLLQKDVKWPVGWPIGGFPGPQGPYYCSVGADKSFGRDIVDAHYKACLYAGINISGINGEVMPGQWEFQVGPSVGISAADEVWIARYILERITEIAGVVVSFDPKPIPGDWNGAGAHTNYSTKSMREEGGYEIIKKAIDKLGLRHKEHISAYGEGNERRLTGHHETADINTFKWGVANRGASIRVGRDTEKEGKGYFEDRRPASNMDPYIVTSMVAETTILWNP, encoded by the exons ATGAGTCTTCTGACCGATCTCATTAACCTTGACCTCTCAGACAACACTGAGAAAATCATCGCTGAATACATATG GGTTGGTGGTTCAGGAATGGACATGAGAAGCAAAGCTAGG ACTCTCTCTGGACCTGTGACCGATCCATCACAACTCCCAAAGTGGAATTATGATGGTTCAAGCACTGGCCAAGCTCCTGGTGAAGACAGTGAAGTGATCTTATA CCCTCAAGCGATTTTCAAGGATCCGTTCCGTAGAGGCAACCACATTCTT GTCATGTGTGATACTTACACCCCTGCGGGTGAACCAATTCCTACGAACAAGAGACATGCTGCTGCTCAGATCTTTAGCCACCCTGATGTTGTAGCTGAAGTGCCATG GTATGGAATTGAACAAGAGTACACTCTCTTGCAGAAGGATGTGAAGTGGCCTGTTGGATGGCCCATTGGTGGCTTCCCTGGCCCTCAG GGACCATACTACTGCAGTGTTGGAGCTGACAAATCTTTTGGAAGAGACATTGTTGATGCTCACTACAAGGCTTGTTTGTATGCCGGAATTAACATCAGTGGGATCAATGGAGAAGTCATGCCTGGTCAG TGGGAGTTCCAAGTCGGACCATCGGTTGGTATCTCAGCCGCTGATGAAGTGTGGATCGCTCGTTACATTTTGGAG aggatcACAGAGATTGCTGGTGTGGTTGTATCTTTTGACCCAAAACCAATTCCTGGTGACTGGAACGGAGCTGGTGCTCACACCAACTACAG TACTAAGTCGATGAGGGAGGAAGGAGGATACGAGATAATCAAGAAGGCAATCGATAAGCTCGGACTGAGACACAAGGAGCACATTTCTGCTTATGGTGAAGGCAACGAGCGCCGTCTCACCGGGCACCATGAAACTGCTGACATCAACACTTTCAAAtgg GGTGTTGCAAACCGTGGAGCATCAATCCGAGTAGGACGTGACACGGAGAAGGAAGGGAAAGGATACTTTGAGGATAGGAGGCCAGCTTCCAACATGGACCCTTACATTGTTACTTCCATGGTTGCAGAGACTACTATCCTTTGGAATCCTTGA
- the LOC108843504 gene encoding glutamine synthetase cytosolic isozyme 1-2 isoform X2, producing the protein MSLLTDLINLDLSDNTEKIIAEYIWVGGSGMDMRSKARTLSGPVTDPSQLPKWNYDGSSTGQAPGEDSEVILYPQAIFKDPFRRGNHILVMCDTYTPAGEPIPTNKRHAAAQIFSHPDVVAEVPWYGIEQEYTLLQKDVKWPVGWPIGGFPGPQGPYYCSVGADKSFGRDIVDAHYKACLYAGINISGINGEVMPGQWEFQVGPSVGISAADEVWIARYILERITEIAGVVVSFDPKPIPGDWNGAGAHTNYRKGKDTLRIGGQLPTWTLTLLLPWLQRLLSFGILEEICQ; encoded by the exons ATGAGTCTTCTGACCGATCTCATTAACCTTGACCTCTCAGACAACACTGAGAAAATCATCGCTGAATACATATG GGTTGGTGGTTCAGGAATGGACATGAGAAGCAAAGCTAGG ACTCTCTCTGGACCTGTGACCGATCCATCACAACTCCCAAAGTGGAATTATGATGGTTCAAGCACTGGCCAAGCTCCTGGTGAAGACAGTGAAGTGATCTTATA CCCTCAAGCGATTTTCAAGGATCCGTTCCGTAGAGGCAACCACATTCTT GTCATGTGTGATACTTACACCCCTGCGGGTGAACCAATTCCTACGAACAAGAGACATGCTGCTGCTCAGATCTTTAGCCACCCTGATGTTGTAGCTGAAGTGCCATG GTATGGAATTGAACAAGAGTACACTCTCTTGCAGAAGGATGTGAAGTGGCCTGTTGGATGGCCCATTGGTGGCTTCCCTGGCCCTCAG GGACCATACTACTGCAGTGTTGGAGCTGACAAATCTTTTGGAAGAGACATTGTTGATGCTCACTACAAGGCTTGTTTGTATGCCGGAATTAACATCAGTGGGATCAATGGAGAAGTCATGCCTGGTCAG TGGGAGTTCCAAGTCGGACCATCGGTTGGTATCTCAGCCGCTGATGAAGTGTGGATCGCTCGTTACATTTTGGAG aggatcACAGAGATTGCTGGTGTGGTTGTATCTTTTGACCCAAAACCAATTCCTGGTGACTGGAACGGAGCTGGTGCTCACACCAACTACAG GAAGGGAAAGGATACTTTGAGGATAGGAGGCCAGCTTCCAACATGGACCCTTACATTGTTACTTCCATGGTTGCAGAGACTACTATCCTTTGGAATCCTTGAAGAAATATGCCAATAA
- the LOC108840023 gene encoding tropinone reductase homolog At1g07440 translates to MAGEEQKRRWSLQGKTALVTGGTKGIGHAIVEELAGFGVIVHTCARDEAHLNECLSKWKNKGFQVTGSVCDVSSWTEREKLMQTVYSLFDANLTILINNAGAIRSKPTIEHTADDFSFHISTNLESAYHFSQLAHPLLKASGCGNIVFISSVSGVVSLGISSIYSATKGAMNQLARNLACEWASDSIRANSVAPTFIATPLVDNAFDDEFKKVVESTNPLGRLGKPEEVASLVAFLCMPASSYITGQTICIDGGLSVNGFSYQPHS, encoded by the exons ATGGCTGGAGAAGAGCAAAAGCGTAGATGGAGCCTTCAAGGCAAGACCGCACTTGTCACCGGTGGAACCAAAGGCATTGG gCATGCCATAGTAGAGGAACTTGCAGGATTTGGTGTAATAGTACATACATGTGCTCGAGACGAAGCACATCTCAACGAGTGTTTAAGCAAATGGAAGAATAAAGGGTTTCAAGTCACTGGTTCAGTCTGTGATGTATCGTCCTGGACAGAAAGAGAGAAGCTGATGCAAACTGTGTACTCTTTGTTTGATGCCAATCTCACTATCCTT ATTAACAATGCTGGCGCAATCCGGTCAAAGCCAACAATAGAGCATACGGCAGATGATTTCTCGTTCCACATTTCGACCAACTTGGAATCTGCATATCATTTTAGCCAGCTTGCACATCCTCTGCTCAAGGCTTCAGGGTGTGGTAACATCGTGTTCATATCCTCCGTTTCTGGGGTCGTCTCACTTGGCATCAGCTCCATCTACAGTGCCACAAAAG GGGCAATGAATCAGCTAGCAAGGAATTTGGCATGCGAGTGGGCGAGCGACAGTATAAGGGCTAATTCTGTAGCTCCTACATTCATTGCCACTCCACTGGTTGATAAT GCGTTTGATGATGAATTTAAGAAAGTGGTGGAATCAACAAATCCCTTAGGGCGCTTAGGAAAACCGGAGGAGGTAGCATCGCTGGTGGCATTTCTTTGTATGCCTGCATCTTCTTATATAACGGGCCAGACCATTTGCATTGATGGAGGTCTTTCGGTCAATGGCTTCTCGTATCAGCCACACTCTTAA